CAGCTCTAGTGTCAAAGCAGTGATAACACATTGACATAATAGCTGCTAAACGCACATATATCGATTCGATGGATACACCCATAAACTCACACGAATTACTGAGTTAGATGTTTAATGCCAACATGACATCAAAATGAACCCTATTAACTGTTTGTTGTGATACATCAGTGCATGTTGTTCTGTTGGAAATAAAAAAGGTATCATAGTCAGAATGAAATTATTTGCTCAGCCTCTTAATAACTTTTTGGCTAATGTCATAAAGTTTTTACTTCTATTCCCTCCCTtccacttttcacaatacaatcAAATCCCATTCTACAATCAGTACATTTACTGAATTAAAATTGGCTGCGAATgtagtttcatgttgactttaaaatgtaCGTCTAAATTCATACAAGCAGACATCCAAAACACACTCGTTCTCAAATCCCCCATTTtgcatttgttgttttgtttgatcctgttttTGTCATGAAAAACATCCAAAATAACCACCCACAGTTCAATAATCATTTTGTGAAAAAAGAACATCTTTTATTCCATAAATTTATCAGTATGGCACATGAACAGAGATTGAATGGTCTGAAAAAGATTTGGCAGAGAACCATTACAGCAGAACGAATCTGccctcctccacacacacacacacacacacacacacacacacacacacacacacacacacacacacactcacacaaacacacgacACATTTCAAATGTTAATAATACACACATTCCAGAACGATTTATCCAACAGGTTCAAACAGAGTCAGGAGAAACAATCACATTAACAACTACTTTCAATATTTCAGACGGACTCAAATAACCCAAAGTGGCAGATGGGGGGAATGTTTAATTGAACAGAGGGAAGAAAATATCTGAGGCATCAATTTGCTTCTCTGTTGTGTTTCTGTTTTTTCTTCCTCTCAAGAGAGGACTGGGGTTGCagcgcgtgtgtttgtgtgttagacACCAGACAGTTGTGAATTTCTGGTTCTTCAGAAAGAAAAGGGTAAACGCGAAGGCTGATGGGGGAAAGAGTGagacagaaagaaacaaaaagagaTGAATCTAGGAAAATAAGGTATGACAGCGGAGGAATTAAGGGATCATTGCAGAatgaaattatgtcatcatttactcattctaatgtcgttccaaaccccggATGTAGCAGTTAATAGTTCAGTGGAGGAACATTATCAGTGAATGGCACCTTAAATTTCAGACTGCTTGTCACCTACTGTATCATAAGGCTTTAGAAGCCTTGGAATACAGTTCAGATTCATATGGACCTTTATGGtatttttgcatctttttttttaagctttaaggTCCGTTCATACCCAGAACTattactataaagataacgatattagcatccacaccagcgaacaatatcgtctgtttattctaggCGCATGcttgtctgccactttaaattctcgagctcgttatagcaggatggattctgattggctgtcaatatttttatagtttatcAGCTGGAATAAAattcattctgaaagtgattccaacgatatcgtttctctgtgcctttatcgttatagctgtAATGTGGACTCTTCTCTTCTGTAATATTGAGAACGatatttagaactatatctttgtcattatctttatagttacccTCCTTGGTATGAACGGGCGTTCACAGCCCCTTTTACAGCCTCAGTTTAATTATATTGAAAAGTCTATCTAGAATATTTTTCAAAAAGTCACTTTTTGGGTTCCACAAAAGAAAGCCTTTCTTTCTGTatcgggtttggaacaacatgaggctgtAAGTAAATTAAGAAGTGTTGTATGGCTGTTCTGGTGCAACTTCaacaaggtgagtaaatgatttcgATTTTTAAATCATCCCTTTAATGGGCTGAATGAAACGCATAAGGTATGGAGAAAAAGAATGTCCCTCTCTTCTCTCATTCAGTTTCTTTCTCTCTTAAGCTGGTGACTCAGAACGAGAAGGTCAGATGTGTTACCCGCATGTCGGAAGATATAGATGTATGGAAGGAGAAAGAGggtgagaaaaggagagagaggggggatgTCAGCTGTGCGCCTCTCATTCCTGTAGGTTATTAACAGTGAGGTCATCTCAGCCCACAGCAATCCTGACATACAAGGATAGCAATGTCCctgcatttacacacacacacaagcttgcACTGAGACACACATGACTCAATTTGGCAGACGGATGGACGTCCAAAGTcttacgtacacacacacatgctggctGTCAGTGAATGTTCACACAGACACCtacaacatacagtatatgcaccTTCACACACGTCACACAAACGCACACTTGTATGTGCCCACACACTCATTGTTTGGTAGATGTACAAACACTTTTCTTATTTAGTTTACAAAGTCATTGGCGCAGAcatgcctacacacacacacactcgaataAGACATGATGAAAAGTGACAAGACATGTCCGAACGTCCTATGACAGCCAGCCTCATCTCATTCTATTTTctctgcagaattttttttttgtcgtagATTTATCAGCAGAATCTCCACCTatgtttttaaagtttatttttttgactACAGTGCAAgagttttattttgtcatttcacTGTTATGAAGAGAGGCCCACAGATGAACCAAAGGGGTCAAGGTTGTGCTGGTTTGGATGGTCTAGTTCATCCCCTGCTGGTAGATTCCCACAACTAGAAGGGTCCATGACATTTGTCAAAATATATAATGGTTGTCAAAGATAGAATGTGCATTTAAGACATGATTGTTTAACGCAATGGCTTTTTCTTAATAATCACACCCACTAAATTTGATGAAATCATAAtttcaattatattattaaaaaaaagcatatagttaataaaacttttttattattataatactgtAAGAGGGGATGTAACAGTTTGATGCTTCCGGTGTCATTTGCTTCTGGTTATTTTAGCTAACAAAAACAGTCCATTATGCTGCTTGACATTGCAAGCTAGTATTTGTTAATTAATATAGTATCCAATATCCTTATTATAAATGCTTTGTAGTGTAAATAGTTTTACCATTTAATGCACTTTGTTATTATTCTAGTTATTTACTTGACACAGGTAAGTAATCTGAAGTCCTGCACGTTTCACTGGAAATAGATTACTTTTGCACTGAGATATAAGTCAAATAAGTTCCAGTAATTTCATTgatcaaacaaacatttaaatgtctATGTAGTATTCACACTTTTCTCACTCAGTATAAATGGGTATAAATTCTTAGCTGCCTTTATAGTTTAGGAAAGGGAAAGGGATTGTTATATTTGGGAGTCTGTGACATCCAAACATTTAAAACCCTCTGGGCGAGAACCTGAAGGTCACCATCTAATGTGAAGTCTTAAGCTGTTGGGGTTTTGGGAAACCCTCACTGGGGAAGGATAGAAAGGGATTTGTTTCACAGTAATGACTGCGCTACGAACATAGATGAAAAGCTTGAAAGCTGACAGTAGGGGAATAAGTTTAAAGTAAAATCAATAATTCTAGTTAAActttatttcatattaataaatgtttactgtTATGTTGCTTTCTGCCTTTTAAGTTATTGCACCAAAATCAGTGTGAGATTTAATGTGCTTAGATAATGGCATGCTTTTGTTTCGCCTCTTCTGCAAATCTTGTTCTGCGTTCTGCCACGCTACACTGTAACTGGGTCACATTTAGATCATTCGGTTCGCTCCGTCTCAGATGGCACTGGTGCTCTGACCCTGAGAACCCAGATAAGTTTCTCAGCTTTCTGCAGCTCTAGTGTGGGTTTGCTTTATGCCATCACAGCATGAGCAGGTTCTTCATAAGGAGATCAGGTCACAGCTCAGTGCTCTCTCACCAGCCCCTCCACAGGCTGGCTGGGGACTGTCCACTTGCCTCTAGAACACACACCATCCCTTTCcaacttcattcaaaaacatacaTCACACAGGGAATCGAGCCAATAAGATGCCCAAAACCTAGAACAGTAACTGTGTGGATGAAGAGCAAAAGGCACACTCTGAAATTGAACTGAAAGTTCACCCCCTTtcttctgcaaaaaaaaagaaagactttCTAAACCAGAGAAGAACCCCTCATGCTGTCTCTAAATTAAAAAGCAATGCGGGAGCACACAGGATTGAAGGAGAATTAAAACAATATCGCAAGGGATTTGTCCCATGAAATAAAAGATGTGAACTGAAATTTAGCGATGTAATTCATTCCCATTACTAAACACACTCAACTGCAACCTTATCTTCAAAGCCTTTGCAAAACCTAATAATAGCCATTTGTTTTAAAGGAGTCAATACCCAGTACCCTTTCTGCTGTTTCCAGGAAACACGTGCACAAAACAGGATGCTAATCAGCCACATATCCACCATCACAAAAGCTAGTGACATCTCTCAAAGTTCGAAACAGTGTAAAAGGAGCTGAAGCAGGCAAGTCCAAATGCAGTCGTTTAAATCATCACTTCAGACTTGTCATGGGTCTCAGGGACATGATGGGGAAGGATATTAATACAGACATGCAGAAGCACcagtatactgtacatgcatACATGTCTGGCCCATGTGCATTTACCAGTCGGTCAAGTACCATCCAATCACAAATGGCAGTGACATTTGAGAAGCTTgtgccatggaggattacattaGATGACGAGTCACAAACTATCCAAAAATACAAAGAAGACACTGATGCGGTTTACAAGTCTAAGGTGTCACATGTAATTATTCATGCCTCTGTCCGTAGGCGCATGTGTGCTTTCGAGGGGAGAGGTGGGTAGAAGTGCTCTTTACTGACTGGGGTGAGGGTCTAGGATACAATCTTACAttagtgtgtgtgttcaggggcAATCAGTGTTTGACAAGCTGTTGCAGGCTCTTGTACAGATCAGTGCAATGACGCAAAGAGAAGTTGTGAACAACTGATCTCATTCTCTTCATAAAACCCCTCAAACAAACACGCACATAAATGTCCTGATGGATATCAGGAAGCCCACACAACAACTGCAATGGCAAACGAGGCACATGTTCAAACAAACCATACACGCGCTCCCTAAAACAATAAATCATTATGTGTGACTTTTGCCGCACACACTCAAGCTGTTTTAATGCTCAATTCCAAATctgtcacacacactcaatctcaggGGCTAAATAAGTCTTCAGGGTTGAACAACACACTGGTCCTCTCGCTCTCTTTCACTCTCGGCATCAGAGCAGAGGACAAGAGTTTTATGTGCAAATATCCTGCCAATTACAATAATAACAGAATTCAATAAAAGTCTGTCATAAAAGAGAATTCAATTTAAAATGCCAGAGATATAGTTGTTTTTAGAGAATATATCTAAGAGTgttatatttttctatatattttatacacacacaaagatctttttcatgttttcttatgctcaccaaagctgcatttagttaatcaatttattacaattttaaactgttttctattgtaaattgtttttaattgtaatttcttctagtggtaaagctgaattttcagcatcattactccagtcttcaatgtcacatgattcttcagaaatcagtctaacaTGCCAATTTGCTacttgattaaatttttttttttttaattttgattaaaaaagtttttatattgaaAAGATTGCTActactatttttgtggaaaccatgatacattttttttttttttgatgaatagaaatttcaaaagaacagaattcctTTGAAATAGAAATGCTATGCAACAATATTAAAGTCTTTACTGTAattcttgatcaatttaatgcatccttatggAAAAACGGATATAAAAATTTGAAACTTTTGAATGTGTAgcgtatatatttaaatatgtatatattctcAAAATTGGGAGCATTAGTGTCAGAGTGTCGTGACGTTCTGTGCAACTCTGTAAAAACTGTGTTTGTTAGGGACACAAGCTACATCCACACCCTGCCATGAAAGATTTGTCTCTTCTTTCTAGCCCTGACAATTACAATGAACCAGTTTTATATGTGAAGAATGACACCATCCTTCGCAGCTGCTTTAGAAACTGACCCTCACCAGCAGTAGGGCTGAAGTATGGTTTGGATGCAATTGATATTCTAGCAACACACTCTCAAATGAATAGAAGCCAGTTGTTCTTGGTTTTGTGATTCAGACTGAGGAACCAATGCTATAGACCTTCTGCTGATAAATCCAGGATCAAAGTGCAAACAATCAAATACAAATCTTTGAAGTAAATGCGAGAATAAGATATTTACCCCCCACACCCAAAAGCAAGAGCTGCCCTAGATTTGTCTGTCAAAGTCTGAGCATgtctgcaaaaaagaaaaaaaagggaccATTGTCGCATGTCTGCATTTCTGAATTATGTATCATGACTACTACTAGGGAAGTTCCTTCCACCACTTCAGCTGGCTGGAAATTGAGCTGGCTGTCCCCTGACTTCTCCATCGgggtattagaaaaaaaaaaaaaaacaccccggAAAATCCCAACTGATGTTGTCAAGCTCACCACATGCACACTCAAtgacaacagtctcttacagtaaAACACACAGCCAAAACTCGCTCTTtcccacacatacaaacacatacacgtGAGGGCAACAAAAACtatatcaatgaaaaacattggTCAAAAAACATGAATGTCTACAAATAAGCTTACGAAAGTTGAAATGGCCAGTTTCATTGTtttcatacactcacacacagacacatgtttAAGCCAAAACCCGTGACACCACACTCTCTGGTGCTCTTTGCATAAGTCCTAACCAGCTGGTGGGCAGGGTATTTCTCTGCAAAGCGAGCTTATGAGAGAGCTGAGATTGGTCGGCTCGATGTGTATGAGTGTGTTGGGCCCTGTGACTCAGATACCGCAGTGCtacgagggagagagagggctCCTGTCTTCCTACCTTTGTCACAGCTTTTGCATGCTTTGTAAGACTTTAGGAAGCGAGAGATATCTGAGGTTGCAGGCTAGGTGAAGATTGTGAGATATGCGATATGTTATAACAGTCTCTGCCCTGTCCCAGTACCAATCTGCTTGGCAATACTTtcttgtaagttgctttggaaagAGAGCATATGCCTTGAGCACAAATGTAATACGATTACTGTCTggtacacacatatgcacacacacacacaaacagatgtgTATGTTAATCACCCGAGAAGCAAATGAACATATGCAAATCTCCTGCATGAGAGGGAGAATATGATAATTTCGAGTGTAGAGGACGATGTGCCTATGGAAGATCAATGGCGTTAGATACGGACATCTCGATGACTGCTACTCAAGGTTCATGAATGTCAACAGAAAGGAGGTTTATTGATATGCAGTGTACTGCGAATATGCTAATTTCTGATATAAGAACATGGATGGCaatggttatgtcctcataaatgGCATCCTATACAGGCTCCATCCTCGCATTTGCATCTGAGATCCAAACGCTGTGATGGGGACTGTCACAGAAGCAACAGTTGCCAGGGAAACCTCACCATAGGAACCTGTTGGGACGCTGTGCCAGAGTATGGGTGCGCCAATATGTCAGATGACAATTGACACGCCGATGTGCTCGCGTGTGCATATTTGCATGTGTTGTAGGCTAACAAGGTTTGACAAATACAGGCACTGGGACCCACAAAGATGGCACCCTGGCTCTGACAGTGTTTGGCACATTAGTGCGAAGGCATGTCGCCGTGGCAACAGGGTGTTGACACGGCACAGTCACACTTCTCGGCACTGATAATGGGTGACATTCTGAGAACGAGTGTGTATCAGAAACCCGGTCTCTCTCTttcctccctgtctctctctctcatatctctTTCTCTGCAGAGAAGAACGCTACCACCAGCCAAATCACATTCTGTCTGCATCTCAGGAGAACTGTCTCCAAGCCGTAAGCTCTAAGGGTTACATACAGTGATACCTCAAATAcatgagaaaaagaaaagacaaaaacatagaaCAAATCAATGCCACcaagtttcacaatttcagtTGCCAGTTTGTGTgccatttatgtatatatatagatatttttttcttttttttaaattttgaaatgACTTCTGCTAACAGAACATTTTTCGTAATTATAACGAGTGTAATATTagctaattataataacaataacaatattacaATTAAGATAACACttgattttgaaaaaaacaaaacaaaactaaaagaaactagataaaaacaaataatgaaagACACTTATTAtcataatagttttagttttaaaagaGCTCTATAAGTTTCTATAGTTGTCATTTATTTgtccattttcatttaaaaaaagctttccaAACTCCAATCTCGCTCACTGAGTGGGTTTTCTCTTACCTTTCAAAAGCTGTCCTCTGTTCGCTTTCAGCTCAAACAGTAGTTCCGTCCACATGTCTGCACACAGTGTTCGCAATAATCCATTTTACCCCTGCAGAAATCACCAGAGTTTGTGTTCCATCCGAAATCTTGTTGATTCACGTTGGCAAAAAAGCAGGGTCCTGGTAAAGTTTTTGTCTTGTACAAAAGAGAGGGGACAGGCCATTGAGGGAGCCATTTTAAGGCCCATCCATTTCCTTGTTTGGAGGAGTTGTTGTAGTGGCTTTGTAATGCATCAAGCAAATTGTTGTCACTGTCAGTACGTCCACTGCTATTCCAGCTTCACTGAGGGGATTATCAGCTGTAGCGACAATCACTTTTTacacaatgaaaaacaaacatcACCTCTAGGTAAAAAATCCGCTATGCTTTTGACACTGGATGTTTTTCAATAATGATGATAGTAGTAGTAATGTAATGTCAACAGGAGCCTCTTTTTACTCAACTTTCAAATCAGATTTTACTAAAACATCgcactaaaatatattttctcagtATAGCAGCATGTATATCAGCGTTTACAGCATTTTTCTTTCCACTGCATTGCATACTATCATCATTACTGTCTTTTTATAATTCTGTTGGGAATGGTGTTAACTGATATTGACCCAATTTGGGTGTCAAACGCCTGCAGAAtcaaacagtagtgtatttataatgttaattaaaattacCTCTCTTCAATGACCCCTGTTAGTTATAGAGCAGGAAAGGGAAACCTATTAAGACTTAAAAAACAAAGCCAAAGTATCTGAAATCAAAAACACTTTACCAGAATATCCATCTCTGTCCCTCCGTCTTCTCAGGATGCCCTTAAGTCCTGGGAGGGTGTACTAGTTTCAGACATTTGTTTTTATGCAGAGAAACGAATTATAAGTGACAAAGCGCTACAACAGCAGCTGCTAATTCTTCAAAAGCCGTGGCTTTCAGTCAGAAAAATGCAAAGATTCTTCATAATTTATTTCTctgaatgaaaatatatttatatatcatgtATACTTTCATAGTTTATATATTCTCTTAAAATGTGTATATCTTTCATTGTCTTTTTGATGTTCTTGTTCGTTTTCATCTCTTCCCCTCAACTGTGAGAGCCTTCGAGAAAGGGGAGAAACCGAGTCCATCATCTTGAAACATAAGCCGTCTACACAGTTGCTGGTATACTAATCCATCTTTCCTTCATAGACTGCAAACCTCTCAAAAATTTGAATGATCCATTTTGTTATCTGTGTTTTACGGTTCACTAAACCATTTACACATGTGAGTTTTCGTTCTCAGCTACTGTCTATAAATACTTAGGGTTGTTCATGTATTTCTATATACACTTCCTACCTAATGGTGTGTATGGTTTTGATTTTTATAGCATCTCTGCTTTATTAATGGAGAACTGTATACGCATAAATCTTTTGTCTGTACACATGCGTAGTGAGGCTGATGTGCAAAGATTTTGCTTTGGCACAGATTGGTACAAGTTTGGCACATAATTATCAATCTTGCATTACACAAAAACATATTGATTTATATCTTATTGgcaaatgtggttttgtttgCTGATGTCTGATGATCCCCTTCATACGTGCGGATCAGAGTAATGTAAAGATGGTGATTTTAAACAGCAGAGTCGTTGCTTGACTTCCATCTAGAAATTCCCACACTCTTTGCCAGTGTATGTACTTGGTAGTGATTTCACAGCTGTATCTTGTATTCTTGTGTAGGTAATATTTCATACAATGCTGGGTCTGCCTTTCTCATTACTCCTGAGAACATACCCATAGGGGTTGAACAGTCAATACCCTTCATCTGTTTCTGTCTCCCTGATACTGTTTCTCCATCTTTTATCTGTACATTTAcctttctccctctctcccttACTCTCTTTCTCAAATTCAGATCTGGGTTTCTTGGACATTCTCCTTGGAGCCACTTTTGAAAAGCAACGGCTCAATCTGTGGGTTCTGCCCTTTACCCATCAGGCCTTTCAGTGACCCGTGGATGCCAAGGGTCGGCAGAGGCATTGGAGAAGGCATGGAGCATGATGTATTACTTGCAGAGACTGGCACATGCGTGTAAGAGATGGGGGTAGTCTGGGCCTGGGAGCAGGGCGAAgggttgttgttattgtttagaCCTCCGCCAAGGCCCAGACCCATCATGTTATTGTTGAAGTGATGGGGCTTGTAGTAATGGTTGAGATGCTCTGCTCGTGCAAGGTTTGGGAGGTTGACAATTTCAGAGTGTTGCAGACGCAAGCTCTGTCCGCCTCCGCCTGACCCTCCTTGCGGTACTGTGGATCCTCCTGAGATGCCGCTGCCACGGATGCCCGTTCCCGGTCCAATCTCATCTTCGACATTAATGATCTCAATGGCTCGCGCCGGCCCGTGGTGTTTGTGTAACTGATGCTGCTTCCTCAGTTTGTAGAACACCACCAGCATGACGGCAGCCATGAAGGTTATGGCCACGAAGCAACCGATTATGATCTTGGTGGTCTTCATCACATCATCTAGTCCAGAGGGATAGCTGGGCTCAGAAATAGGGACAGTGAAAGTGGGTTTGGTTGCTCGGGGGGAGGATGATGAGCTAAGgattgagagagaagaggcagtAGTTGGGACAACTTCTTGCCAGGGGTGCCCAGAAGGTTTAGGCCCGGGAATATGGATGGTCTCTGTGAAGGTATGCAATACTGAATCTTCTTCTCCCGTAGACTCCACCATTTCTACAGTGACCGTGGTGAAGTAGGTGTAGTTGACACTGACGTCTGCTGCGGTCACATTTAGGACAGCAGTTGCCGTTGTGTTCCCAGCTGAGTTGGTCACAATGCAGGTGTATTGGCCAGTGTCACGCAGAGTTACATTGGTGAAATTCAGTGTGCCATCATGCAGAACGGAAATACTGACCCTATAGGAGCCATGGGTCATTAGGGTGCCATTTGGTGTGATCCAGTTCACAGAGGTCATGGAGGTAGTGGTGCGACACTTGAGCTCAGCAGCCATGCCCTCGGTCACATTGAGGTCAGTGGGTGGCTCCACAATGACGGGGGCATAGCAGGTGAAATGGCTCTGGTCTAGCTCTCCTATGTACTTTCCCTTAAGGTAGGGTGGTGCATGGCATCGTGCACAACAAGTTGTGTTGCTTGGCACAGTTTCTTTCAGCCACCAGCTTAACCAAAGCACATCGCAGTTGCACACCCATGGGTTGTGATTGAGGTGCACTCGTTCCAGCTTCTGCAATGGTGTGAAAAGGTCATGGGGCAGAGAGTGCAGGGAATTGTGGGATAGGTTAAGCTCCTCTAGGTTCTTGAGATCATCAAAAGCATTGCGCTCGATGACCGACATCTGAGAGTGCATGAGCCATAGTTTGCGCAAAGATTCCAGGCCTTGGAAGGATCCGGGTCTGATGATTTCAAGACGGTTCCCAGACAACTCTAGTTCCTCCAGTCGCACCAGGGGAGTCAAGTTAGGGATGTCCTTTAGGCCACACATACCTAAGTTCAGGTAGCGCAGGTTGATGAGTCCGACAAAGGCTGCATCAGATATATAATCCAGTTTCTTAAGTTCACCTAGGTCAAGACGCCGCAGCGAGGGGACGCGGTGAAAGGCATAGCCTGGTAAAGTCTCAATGGGATTATTTCGTAACCAAAGTTCCCGCAGCTTGCTGAGGTACTCAAAAGCTTGCGATGGCACCAGCGTGAGGCGGTTGTCAAACAGTTCCAGAGTGTTGAGGTTTGGGAGGCCATTGAAAGCACCCACCTCTATCTGACGAATCTGGTTCTTGGAGAGCTGGAGGATCTCCAGGTGCCGCAAATGTTTGAACGTGTCTGATTTTATCACCTGAGTGAGAAAATTGCAGGTACAagtttaggattaaaattgtgtgtgaTATAATGTTTCTGTAAAGGATGTACATTATAGAAAATATAAAGTCATAGATAAAGAAAGAACATCCATTACTGTTTGTTGTGCTTTACAGAAATGCTGTTCTGCAAGTTGTTATCAGCCACTCTTAATGTTTGAAGAAAaacacattaaaggaatagttcacccaaaaataaaaaattgtgtccCTTTTttctcaacctcatgttgttccaaaaccgtATCCTGTTATTTTTAatcagtgaaacacaaaaggggaatttttgaagaatcttcaagctgtttttttttttcagatcatagtgataatttttttcatctcaaaaaacaacaacataaaatcacttttaaattaATCCATATGACAGCTCTGTGCAAGGAACAGAAAAAAAGTTGCTGTTCAGGGCAAATCTTACCATCCGCAGTAGCACCCAAATATAATTCAACACATTTGAACTGGCATTTGAACCATGTTAAATTCTGACACACAAACAAATGCTGTT
The sequence above is a segment of the Carassius carassius chromosome 9, fCarCar2.1, whole genome shotgun sequence genome. Coding sequences within it:
- the LOC132149126 gene encoding leucine-rich repeat-containing protein 4B-like, which translates into the protein MRITTVTSLPSPSPPLLLLVQQLLWLILPGQEAVGAASTCPTPCSCSNQASRVICTRRNLEEVPDSISNNTRYLNLQENSIQVIKSDTFKHLRHLEILQLSKNQIRQIEVGAFNGLPNLNTLELFDNRLTLVPSQAFEYLSKLRELWLRNNPIETLPGYAFHRVPSLRRLDLGELKKLDYISDAAFVGLINLRYLNLGMCGLKDIPNLTPLVRLEELELSGNRLEIIRPGSFQGLESLRKLWLMHSQMSVIERNAFDDLKNLEELNLSHNSLHSLPHDLFTPLQKLERVHLNHNPWVCNCDVLWLSWWLKETVPSNTTCCARCHAPPYLKGKYIGELDQSHFTCYAPVIVEPPTDLNVTEGMAAELKCRTTTSMTSVNWITPNGTLMTHGSYRVSISVLHDGTLNFTNVTLRDTGQYTCIVTNSAGNTTATAVLNVTAADVSVNYTYFTTVTVEMVESTGEEDSVLHTFTETIHIPGPKPSGHPWQEVVPTTASSLSILSSSSSPRATKPTFTVPISEPSYPSGLDDVMKTTKIIIGCFVAITFMAAVMLVVFYKLRKQHQLHKHHGPARAIEIINVEDEIGPGTGIRGSGISGGSTVPQGGSGGGGQSLRLQHSEIVNLPNLARAEHLNHYYKPHHFNNNMMGLGLGGGLNNNNNPSPCSQAQTTPISYTHVPVSASNTSCSMPSPMPLPTLGIHGSLKGLMGKGQNPQIEPLLFKSGSKENVQETQI